The stretch of DNA AAATGATTCCTGCTTTCAGCTCCCACTTTACACATGACAAAGGTAGTATCAACTTGTATTCTCCAGTTTTCCAGTCTTGTAGCAGTTAGTAGCCTGTCTTGTTGTTGGAGCCATGTTATAAATATTGCTTTTGGCCTTGCTTCATTGCCACAGATGATATTTTTCCAGGCAACTTTGGATAGATCCCATACCATTCTCAAGTAAATGCTTATGATCATACTCTTGCTCTTCAGGTGATCTGGTTGCACATGACACAGTTCTTCCAATGCTTTGAGTATTTTCCTGACCATCCAACTAGCTTGTTGGGGAATAGCCATACTCTCCAAAGGTTGTGCTTTTATATAGTATTCACGATTACACTTAATCCAGAGagtatctttcttagtcttcaagTCCCAACAAATCTTTGTTATGGCTGCTTTGTTCCACAGCTTTAGGTTTGTGAGATTCAATCCCTCTGTTGCCTTTGGCATACACATCCTACTCCAAGCTACCAGTGATTTTCTGATGAGTTCATTTGCTCCTGACCAGATAAAACTTCTTCAATATCCTTCTATAGCTTTTATCACTTTAGCAGGTATGATAAATATTTATTCCCAATAGGATTGGATACCAAAGAGCACTGACTTTACCAATTGGACTATGCCTGCATATGATAACTTCTTAGTTGTccatgatgaaattcttgttgtGATCTTGGTTATTAGAGGTTGACATTCTACCAGTTTCAGTTTTCTAGTAGCCAGTGGTATCCCTAGGTACCTGAATGGTAAGTCACCCTGTTTATATCTAAGTGCCAGCTGGATTTCCTGCTTGGTTACTTCTGATACCCCCATCCCCCTCCCCCATAGTAGATAGCACTCTTGGATTGATTGGCATGTAATCCTGAAGCATCTGTAAATATACCAAACGTTTCATGTAACATCCCTAGAGAGATTTTATCACCTTTAGCAAACATGAGGAGATCATCTGCAAAGCACATATGTGTGACATTTAGTTTAGAGCATTTTGGGTGATACTTAAATTGCTTCTCTTCCTTTAGGGTCTTGAGACTTCTGCTCAAATGTTCCATAACAATAGAAAATAGGAAGGGAGACATTGGATCTCCTTGTCGAAATCCTCTGGCAACATCAAAGGGTGGGGTTGATTCACCATTTATAACCATGGAACAGTCCATTATTTTTAATGAGGGtattatgaatatattttaaaagTAAAAACTAGTTGTTGAGAGTTGTAGTCCTATTCTAAATTGTATGTGTTTTAATATGATGTTATTatagtaatttatttatttgttaatttttatttatttataaaaaaatgtGACATTGTTTATAAAATATCACGCGTACGCCACTAGATACTCCATGTTCTCCATGTTCACGTTTACTTATCCATAATGGACTTTGCTCTCTCCTTAAGACATACTCTCTCCGGCCCAATTTAATAGATTTTTTGGTCTTTAACTTCTTTTTTGTGGtttataatatttgatttttcaaATATTAACAATGAATTAACTTAGTTTTAATTGTGATTTGAACTTGTTCACTAGGAGAATGTTGTTAACATTGTGACAGCTTCAAAATTTTGAAGAATTGGCACAAAATTAATGATTTAATATACATTTTAAATTGTTGGACTATTTATTTTAACATAATGATTATGAATAATAAACTGAGTGTGTTCAAATGCACGTGTAGAGCACGTGAGGAAGGTGTTAGTTATAGGCTGGCGCCAAACAAAACTGAAGTTCGTTATTCAAGAATAAGAGAGTGATGACTCGAACTCCGAAGCCTACTCTTTGCCTTCCCAACTTTTCTTATCATATTTCCTCCCCAAAAAAACCCCTAATCCCTCCTTCTCTTTTGATCCTTTCAGAAATTTATCATATCCCACCCCGGCCACCCGGATTAATTAAGAAAATCATGAACCCCAAGAACGAATTATAGAAGTTGAAGAAAATAAGAATCTAAGATTAACTTACTAGGTAAAATGTTTTAATTCAGACAAATCCCACAGCAAAAtgttcattttcttgctttttgtCCCATAGATGTTTTAATTTGAGGCAAATCCCAGATCGACATgtatttcttgtttttttttttggttatttgtTTCTGGCCTAAAGCTTTGATTTTTGGAGTTACTTTACTGACGCTAATCTTGTTGATAACTGTGATTTTCTAATTTTGCTATTTTCCCTTTTAGAGATTCTGCTTGGGGGGAAAGGTGGATAAGTATTGCCGGTACCGCCCCGGCAATATATAAGGCGGCTCCTTTATAGGAGGGCATTGGCATCAAATTGCTGTTTGCATCAGGTAATGACTCTTTATTACAGATCGTTTTATCAGAGATGATTTTCATTTCATAAATGACTTATCTTTTTTGTTTGAAAAGTGATTTTATTGCAGTAAAACAGGAGAAAATATGATAGGATCAATATGGACTTAGCTAAATCCATGTAGGAGATACCAACTAATTTGTTTAAGTGTTAGTTGTTGTTTCACTTACATTAAGTCAAATGAAGTTTGATTTGGACTTCGTGCGTCAGTGGAGGATAAGTGTAAGATCAAGAGAAACTCTGGTATCATagattcctttttttcttttttgcaatAAGCGAGAATAATTTCACAGTATTGGAACGACATGGACACAAGTAGATCTAAATGTAAATTAAGGATTCATATATCTCCCAATTTATTTGGGATTGAAAAGAAACATAGATCGAATAAGCAGATAAGTTTATGAAAAGTTTCTGTTGGTACTTTGTTTCACTTTCTAGAAGCATCAGGAAGTTTTAGTCAGGATATAGTAAAGTCGTCATGAATTGAAAAATGATAACACATAAAACTATAGAACCGGTTTTTTTTTTAAGACAGCGGTCCAGTCTAGGATGCCGAGTAAACATGCAAACTTTGTCCCATGGGTCTTTCTAAATGAAGTTCACTTTACAAGTGCATTCTGTTATGTTTTATTGACAAGTTCTAGATCAAAATGGTCATTTTTTGGTTTATGTCATTAGTGTTTGCCCTAAATTCTTACACTTTTTGGTTAATTTACATTCAAGCCTCTTGTTGCTTACTGTGATTTACTGATTTATTCTCTATCTTCCCTTTTAGAGAAACTTTTATTGGGTGGTTACTTCCGGTTGCACTTCGGCTATATTCATCTGATGCAGCTCCATTTGTAGGATGATATTGGCATTAAAAAGTGGTATTTGCATTAGATAATGGTTCTGAGTTACAGATCATTGTATGGAGATGACTTCCATTTCATAAATGACTTTTGTTCATTATATTTTACTGCATTCTGTCAGTTCCTTCTTTCAACTTTCTTTTATGTCAATGAGCAAATGGAAGCATCAGGAAGTTTAGGTCAAGAACATAAGATGGTAGTTACGTTTCATAGATTGTCGATTTTAACAATATGATTACatttgaactttaaaacttcttgAAAGTAGGCTAAGTAAACCTGCAAACTTTATGTCATGGGTCTTTGTAATGAAGTTCACTTTCCATGCAGAGGTGGATGCTGCCTTTGTACAATGAGTACAATTGGATCTACTACACTCACGAAAAATGACTAATGACTAAAACTTTGACCGATATTAAATTCTGAACCCGTAATTCCGGAAGTACAATAAGTTTTGTTAAAGAGCCTTAAAGATTGAAGTTATCAAGTTTAAATCTTGGAATAACAGAGACGGGTCCAGGATTTTAGGAAGATGGATGCACTATTATTGAATACATGATATAAATTTAAGTTTGAGCATTAAAAAGCTATCAAGTTTAAATCTTGGAATAACATAGGTGCACCCAATAACCACGGCATCATATGATACTTTGAGCTTTggtgcacacatatatatatttaagtaTTTTTGCAAAATATAGAACCTTACTATACATGATCTAGGGAGGGAACATGGGTTCACGTGCCCTAGGAGCCCTCCCTAGATACGCCCCCCTGGATCCGCCTCTTTTTCCATGGGCATTCTATTTTCGATTGAACCTAGGAAAAGGCAGCCATTGATAATCAGGATTTTGACTGAGATACTTCTTGTTTGCATGATATGGTGCTCGTTGCGAGTGTTACATTGCTTCCCTCAAACAATAAATTAATCTCATCTCTAATCCTGTTATTATACTAAGATTGACTGGACTCTATTTGTGCATCTAAACAAGTTGATGATTTTCTACAGGTGATTTTTAGCTTTATTCTAGGCATGGACCCTAAACATGGAAGTGGAACCTGTAACCATTCTCGAACAGATACAGTGGTTACTGAAAATGAAACTGAGGCCAGTTCACCAATAATATTTCTCCTGGATTCTAAAAATGAGAGTGAAAGCAGAACAAGTTCAGATGCCATCTTAAATGAAAGTACTTCAGGATCAAGTAAAAGTTCAGAACTTTCCCGTTCCATATTTTCATCCTCATCTGGTTCTTCCTCGGATGATTTCATCTTAGTGAATCCAAAAATAGCATCCAACTCTATCACATTAGATATACCATCTTCTAAATATTCTAGGGATGCCAAACCTTTATCCCAAGATGACTACAATGGTTCGAATGGTATGTTCCATAATTTGGAACTGAATAGATCAACAAGCCCCGCCACGCAGATTTCAGACATCTCTGATGAACCTTTATTGCCAAACATACCGTCAATTACAAAATCTCCTTCTATCCAAATGATGGAGAGGCAAGGAGGTTATGATCCCAACAGAGTTCCATCTTCTATTTTTGGAAATATATCCTCAACACCTAAGGAATGGAGTGCTGCCTCTGATGAGTCATTGTTTAGTATCAACGCCAGTCTTTCGAGGGATCATATTCTATTGATGGGTGGAGATATCTGGAAATCAGGGGAACTGCATAAATCTGGGGAACTAAAAAACAAGTGTATAGAATTAGACAGATCTGAAGATACGGAAAGGGGTGTGGTAACTGGAAACAACCATATTGAAGCAGGAAGTCAACATGAACCAATTAAGAAAGAACTCCATTTTGAAGAGGAAATAAAAGTAGGACGGAGCGCAGAATATTCAACTACCACTGGCCATTCCAAAGGAAATGAAGGGTTTAGAGACTCCTACAGCACAATTCACCATTCTGACGGGAGTGGTACGTCTTTAGCTTTTCCAGTGTGAGTACCAGTTCCCATCTTTTTCCGCTATTCGCTAAAAGAAGCATCTGCTTCATTTTCCCATCTTTTTTTCTATTCAGTAAAAGAAGCATTTGCTTAATTCTTAGTTAATTGTTTAGCACATCTACATTTTTTCTCTGGCTATTTCCCTAAGTCATACAAAACATCTTGCTTCATTAATTATGTATGTTGCGGTGTACATTTAATTTCCTGTGAGCATCACCAATATAGTGGTCAAGTCAATCTAACTTGTCTTTCAAGTTAAAATGTCTTTCATTCTCATGTCTCCAACTTAAATGCACTACATGAATGATTATTGGTGATTTTAGAGTTCAACAACAAATCTAAACATATCAAAGAATTCTGCAAAGCATAGCGTGAAACATGCGCAACATCAAAACCATGCAGTTCAACTTGAGCTGTCCAATTGAAAGTTTTATTTCTAAAACTTATGTAGTTGGTTAATAGCTAACAGAACAAGAATAAAGATCAAGATTTGGTAGTAAGCACCCTTCAGTAATATTTGTAATTGTTTCTCCACCCTCATCCACTAGATCTTTTCTGAACTTAAGAATCATAGTAGTTCAAGTGTGTTTTAAGGGTTTGGTTTGGTCGGGTGTTTGTAGGTTTCTTTGTTCACTCATTAACGTCTCATAAGTACGGTGTTTTTGGGATTCTGTTGCACTTGAGTTCTAAATAATATattaacctctttttctctcttaTGGGCGTGCAAGTTGAAGATCTTATTTCTTCCCACATATATGGAACTAGCAATCATGTGTTTTAGTGTTTAAGGAATATAAATTGTTTATTGCAGAAGTGGGAAGTCCACAGAAcctttctgccatattatttGTTACACAAGAAAGAAGTCCATATGGCCATTGTGCTTCTACTCCTATTGTAGCTGCGGGTTTTGCTGCTCTAGGTGGCCAAGCTGTTGTTGTAAGTGCTCAGGTTGCTTATCTTGTAAGTGGTCAAGCTGGATATGTTGCTCTTGTAAGTGGTTAAGTTGGTCTGGTTGTTGCCATAAGTGGCCGAGCAGACAGGACTGCTGCTGCAAATGATCAAAGCTGCTACTTTTAGCGTCTAACGTAGCCCAGAAGACGCAGATCTAAGGTGGGTTCTGTGGTTCAACTGGAATTATTGCTTTCCACTTGAACAATGTATGCATATAGAAACAAATTTTAATATGTACAATCACACCCATTCTGAATGATTTGTCCTCTGACTCTAGATCCTGGATTA from Nicotiana tomentosiformis chromosome 11, ASM39032v3, whole genome shotgun sequence encodes:
- the LOC138901808 gene encoding uncharacterized protein, with protein sequence MDCSMVINGESTPPFDVARGFRQGDPMSPFLFSIVMEHLSRSLKTLKEEKQFKYHPKCSKLNVTHMCFADDLLMFAKGANELIRKSLVAWSRMCMPKATEGLNLTNLKLWNKAAITKICWDLKTKKDTLWIKCNREYYIKAQPLESMAIPQQASWMVRKILKALEELCHVQPDHLKSKSMIISIYLRMVWDLSKVAWKNIICGNEARPKAIFITWLQQQDRLLTATRLENWRIQVDTTFVMCKVGAESRNHLFVECAIGRQVWDKLMKRLQITWVAMSS
- the LOC104105955 gene encoding uncharacterized protein isoform X1; this encodes MDPKHGSGTCNHSRTDTVVTENETEASSPIIFLLDSKNESESRTSSDAILNESTSGSSKSSELSRSIFSSSSGSSSDDFILVNPKIASNSITLDIPSSKYSRDAKPLSQDDYNGSNGMFHNLELNRSTSPATQISDISDEPLLPNIPSITKSPSIQMMERQGGYDPNRVPSSIFGNISSTPKEWSAASDESLFSINASLSRDHILLMGGDIWKSGELHKSGELKNKCIELDRSEDTERGVVTGNNHIEAGSQHEPIKKELHFEEEIKVGRSAEYSTTTGHSKGNEGFRDSYSTIHHSDGSGTSLAFPVSGKSTEPFCHIICYTRKKSIWPLCFYSYCSCGFCCSRWPSCCCKCSGCLSCKWSSWICCSCKWLSWSGCCHKWPSRQDCCCK
- the LOC104105955 gene encoding uncharacterized protein isoform X2, with protein sequence MDPKHGSGTCNHSRTDTVVTENETEASSPIIFLLDSKNESESRTSSDAILNESTSGSSKSSELSRSIFSSSSGSSSDDFILVNPKIASNSITLDIPSSKYSRDAKPLSQDDYNGSNGMFHNLELNRSTSPATQISDISDEPLLPNIPSITKSPSIQMMERQGGYDPNRVPSSIFGNISSTPKEWSAASDESLFSINASLSRDHILLMGGDIWKSGELHKSGELKNKCIELDRSEDTERGVVTGNNHIEAGSQHEPIKKELHFEEEIKVGRSAEYSTTTGHSKGNEGFRDSYSTIHHSDGSEVGSPQNLSAILFVTQERSPYGHCASTPIVAAGFAALGGQAVVVSAQVAYLVSGQAGYVALVSG